A stretch of bacterium DNA encodes these proteins:
- a CDS encoding OB-fold domain-containing protein: MESGWILPDLSNEATRGFWDGCAEGELRIQTCSDCGATRMPPRPMCPRCRSVDYGWTAMSGEGRIWSFVVAHPPLLPAYAEIAPYPVVTVELLEDPMIRIVGGLVGGPGLDAASVDTKTIEIGDPVHVVFAKVEDVTIPRWTGAKWA; this comes from the coding sequence ATGGAGTCGGGATGGATCCTGCCGGATCTCTCGAATGAAGCGACCCGCGGCTTCTGGGATGGCTGCGCGGAAGGCGAGCTGCGCATTCAGACCTGCAGCGACTGCGGAGCGACGCGGATGCCGCCGCGGCCGATGTGTCCCCGGTGTCGCTCGGTGGACTACGGATGGACGGCGATGTCCGGCGAGGGGCGGATCTGGTCCTTCGTCGTGGCCCACCCGCCGCTCCTCCCGGCCTACGCCGAGATCGCGCCCTACCCGGTGGTGACCGTCGAGCTGCTGGAGGACCCGATGATCCGGATCGTCGGCGGCCTGGTCGGCGGTCCCGGCCTCGACGCCGCCTCCGTCGATACGAAAACGATCGAGATCGGCGATCCGGTCCACGTCGTCTTCGCGAAGGTCGAGGACGTGACGATCCCCCGTTGGACGGGGGCGAAATGGGCGTGA
- a CDS encoding polymer-forming cytoskeletal protein, translating to MPFKKKKETRADVPPASPVSRPKGVPAETFLGEASVLAGDLRFADDVRIEGRIEGQIHGSKSVVVAAPAEVDATIEAESVEIHGRVVGDLHVRRQTILHKSASVEGEIHTAGIVVEEGARFRGVIVIGPEEGEVLPRLEDASGAANYREPAPVLVEGGDAPDD from the coding sequence ATGCCCTTCAAGAAGAAGAAAGAAACGCGAGCGGATGTACCGCCGGCGAGTCCGGTCTCGAGACCGAAGGGGGTCCCGGCGGAGACCTTCCTCGGGGAGGCCAGCGTGCTGGCGGGCGACCTTCGTTTTGCCGACGACGTGCGGATCGAGGGGCGGATCGAGGGGCAGATCCACGGCTCGAAGTCGGTCGTGGTCGCGGCGCCCGCCGAGGTCGACGCGACGATCGAGGCGGAGTCCGTCGAGATCCACGGCCGTGTCGTCGGCGACCTCCACGTTCGCCGTCAGACGATCCTGCACAAGTCAGCGAGCGTCGAAGGCGAGATCCATACCGCCGGAATCGTCGTGGAGGAAGGTGCCCGCTTTCGGGGCGTGATCGTGATCGGTCCGGAGGAGGGAGAGGTCCTGCCGAGACTGGAGGACGCGAGCGGCGCTGCGAACTATCGAGAGCCCGCTCCGGTCCTGGTCGAGGGCGGGGACGCGCCCGACGACTGA